One window from the genome of Variovorax sp. PAMC26660 encodes:
- a CDS encoding ABC transporter ATP-binding protein, translating into MQLTLERVTKKVGAQTWLYEQSIAPRSGAVTVLLGATQAGKTSLMRLMAGLDTPTTGKVLVDGKDVTGMPVRERNVAMVYQQFINYPSLKVFDNIASPLKLRGEKDIEARVRALADKLHIGMFLDRLPAELSGGQQQRVALARALAKNAPLMLLDEPLVNLDYKLREGLREELTQLFATGDSTVIYATTEPGEALLLGGYTAVMDAGELLQYGPTAEVFHAPQSLRVARAFSDPPMNLLVATAAAGQVQLAGGPALALALPEGVSGAVTVGLRASALNVGAGEGDIALPGKVELAEISGSDTFVHVETAVGELVAQLTGVHRFDLGAAITLYFSASQAYVFDASEKLARAPAWRKGS; encoded by the coding sequence ATGCAACTGACTCTGGAGCGCGTCACCAAGAAGGTCGGCGCGCAGACATGGCTCTACGAGCAGAGCATTGCCCCCCGAAGCGGCGCCGTCACGGTGCTGCTGGGTGCCACGCAGGCCGGCAAGACCAGCCTGATGCGCCTGATGGCAGGGCTCGACACGCCGACCACGGGCAAGGTGCTGGTCGACGGCAAGGACGTCACCGGCATGCCCGTGCGCGAGCGCAACGTGGCGATGGTCTACCAGCAGTTCATCAACTATCCCTCGCTCAAGGTCTTCGACAACATCGCCTCGCCGCTCAAGCTGCGTGGCGAGAAAGACATCGAGGCCCGCGTGAGGGCGCTGGCCGACAAGCTGCACATCGGCATGTTCCTCGACCGCCTGCCGGCCGAGTTGTCGGGTGGGCAGCAGCAGCGCGTGGCGCTGGCGCGCGCACTGGCCAAGAACGCGCCGCTGATGCTGCTCGACGAGCCGCTGGTCAACCTCGACTACAAGCTGCGCGAAGGCTTGCGTGAAGAACTCACGCAGCTCTTTGCCACCGGCGACTCGACCGTGATCTACGCCACCACCGAGCCCGGCGAAGCGCTGCTGCTCGGCGGCTATACGGCCGTCATGGACGCCGGCGAACTGCTGCAGTACGGCCCCACCGCAGAGGTGTTCCATGCGCCGCAGTCGCTGCGCGTGGCACGCGCCTTCAGCGATCCGCCGATGAACCTGCTGGTCGCCACCGCTGCAGCCGGCCAGGTGCAACTGGCCGGTGGGCCGGCCCTGGCGCTGGCCTTGCCCGAAGGTGTGTCGGGTGCGGTCACCGTCGGCTTGCGCGCGAGTGCGCTCAATGTCGGCGCGGGGGAGGGCGACATCGCCCTGCCCGGAAAGGTGGAGCTGGCCGAGATCTCGGGCTCCGACACCTTCGTGCACGTCGAAACGGCGGTCGGCGAGCTGGTGGCCCAGCTCACCGGCGTGCACCGCTTCGATCTGGGCGCCGCGATCACGCTGTACTTCAGCGCGTCGCAGGCCTATGTGTTCGATGCCAGCGAAAAGCTGGCGCGCGCGCCGGCATGGCGCAAAGGAAGCTGA
- a CDS encoding ABC transporter ATP-binding protein, whose translation MARIDLDLAHAYRANPTQDSDYALLPLQMSFRDGGAYALLGPSGCGKTTMLNIISGLLVPSQGSVKFDGRDMTRATPQERNIAQVFQFPVIYDTMTVAENLAFPLRNRKVPADQIKKRVGEIAEMLDMSGQLNQRAAGLAADAKQKISLGRGLVRSDVSAVLFDEPLTVIDPHLKWQLRRKLKQIHRELKLTLIYVTHDQVEALTFAEEVVVMTRGKAVQVGSAEALFERPAHTFVGHFIGSPGMNFLSANSTNGALEVAGTPLVPTRDLPQGPLKIGIRPEYLRLSNAGAAGAVPAVVKQVQDVGTHAMLSAEADGSVIKVRLHSDEQPPAVGDTVWLRVLDTHTCYYFNEELVA comes from the coding sequence ATGGCCCGCATCGATCTCGACCTGGCGCACGCCTACCGCGCCAACCCCACGCAAGACAGCGATTACGCCTTGCTGCCGCTGCAGATGAGCTTTCGCGATGGTGGCGCGTACGCCTTGCTCGGCCCCTCGGGCTGCGGCAAGACGACCATGCTCAACATCATCTCGGGCCTGCTGGTGCCTTCGCAGGGCTCGGTGAAGTTCGACGGCCGCGACATGACGCGCGCCACGCCGCAGGAACGCAACATCGCGCAGGTGTTCCAGTTCCCGGTGATCTACGACACCATGACGGTGGCCGAGAACCTCGCGTTTCCGCTGCGCAATCGCAAGGTGCCGGCCGACCAGATCAAGAAGCGCGTGGGCGAGATCGCCGAGATGCTCGACATGAGCGGCCAGCTCAACCAGCGCGCGGCCGGGCTCGCGGCCGATGCCAAGCAGAAGATTTCGCTCGGGCGCGGGCTGGTGCGCAGCGACGTGTCGGCCGTGCTGTTCGACGAGCCGCTGACGGTGATCGACCCGCACCTGAAGTGGCAGCTTCGCCGCAAGCTCAAGCAGATTCATCGCGAACTGAAGCTCACGCTGATCTACGTGACGCACGACCAGGTCGAGGCGCTCACCTTCGCTGAAGAGGTGGTGGTCATGACACGCGGCAAGGCCGTGCAGGTGGGCAGCGCCGAGGCGCTGTTCGAGCGGCCGGCTCACACTTTCGTTGGCCACTTCATCGGCTCGCCGGGCATGAACTTTCTGTCGGCCAACAGCACGAACGGCGCGCTCGAAGTGGCGGGCACGCCGCTGGTGCCGACGCGTGACTTGCCGCAAGGCCCGCTGAAGATCGGCATCCGCCCCGAGTACCTGCGCCTGTCGAACGCCGGCGCTGCCGGTGCCGTGCCCGCGGTGGTCAAGCAGGTGCAGGACGTCGGCACGCACGCGATGCTGAGCGCAGAAGCGGACGGCAGCGTCATCAAGGTGCGGCTGCATTCGGACGAACAACCGCCGGCGGTGGGCGACACCGTGTGGCTGCGCGTGCTGGACACGCACACCTGCTACTACTTCAACGAGGAACTGGTGGCATGA
- a CDS encoding carbohydrate ABC transporter permease codes for MNATNKPINQKAWWLVLPVLICVAFSAIVPLMTVVNYSVQDIISPDRRVFVGTEWFASVMRDDELHEALLRQLGFSFSVLLVEIPLGIMLALSMPAKGWKSSAVLVVVALSLLIPWNVVGTIWQIYGRADIGLLGHALQTLGIDYNYTGNATHAWLTVLVMDVWHWTPLVALLCYAGLRSIPDAYYQAARIDGASKFAVFRYIQLPKMRGVLMIAVLLRFMDSFMIYTEPFVLTGGGPGNATTFLSQYLTQKAVGQFDLGPAAAFSLIYFLIILLLCFVLYNWMQRVGTQEVEVEK; via the coding sequence ATGAACGCAACCAACAAGCCGATCAACCAGAAGGCCTGGTGGCTGGTTCTGCCGGTGCTGATCTGCGTCGCCTTCTCGGCCATCGTGCCGCTGATGACGGTCGTGAATTACTCGGTGCAGGACATCATCTCCCCCGACCGCCGCGTGTTCGTGGGCACCGAATGGTTCGCCTCGGTGATGCGCGACGACGAACTGCATGAAGCGTTGCTGCGGCAGCTTGGCTTCTCGTTCTCGGTGCTGTTGGTCGAAATTCCGCTGGGCATCATGCTCGCGCTGTCGATGCCGGCCAAGGGCTGGAAGTCGTCGGCGGTGCTGGTGGTGGTGGCGTTGTCGTTGCTGATTCCATGGAACGTGGTCGGCACCATCTGGCAGATATACGGCCGCGCCGACATCGGCCTGCTGGGCCATGCGTTGCAGACCCTGGGCATCGACTACAACTACACCGGCAACGCCACCCACGCCTGGCTCACGGTGCTGGTAATGGACGTGTGGCACTGGACACCGCTGGTGGCCTTGCTCTGCTATGCGGGCCTGCGCTCGATACCCGACGCCTACTACCAGGCCGCGCGCATCGACGGCGCCAGCAAGTTCGCGGTGTTTCGCTACATCCAGTTGCCCAAGATGCGTGGTGTGTTGATGATCGCGGTGCTGTTGCGCTTCATGGACAGTTTCATGATCTACACCGAGCCCTTCGTGCTGACGGGCGGCGGGCCTGGCAATGCCACCACCTTCCTGAGTCAGTACCTCACGCAGAAGGCGGTGGGGCAGTTCGACCTGGGGCCGGCGGCTGCTTTCTCGCTGATCTATTTCCTGATCATCCTGCTGTTGTGCTTCGTGCTCTACAACTGGATGCAGCGGGTTGGGACGCAGGAAGTGGAGGTGGAGAAATGA
- a CDS encoding carbohydrate ABC transporter permease: MTEKRFHKRSIFLLLYILFALLPIYWMINMSFKTNEEILSHFSFFPQHLTWANYARIFTDESWYSGYINSLIYVAINTVISLTVALPAAYAFSRYSFLGDKHVFFWLLTNRMTPPAVFLLPFFQLYTTVGLMDTHLGVALAHLLFNVPLAVWILEGFMSGIPREIDETAYIDGYSFPRFFVTIFLPLIKAGVGVAAFFCFMFSWVELLLARTLTSVNAKPIVATMTRTVSASGMDWATLAAAGVLTIVPGAIVIWFVRHYIAKGFAMGRV, encoded by the coding sequence ATGACCGAGAAGCGATTCCACAAACGCAGCATCTTCCTGCTGCTCTACATCCTGTTCGCCCTGTTGCCCATCTACTGGATGATCAACATGAGCTTCAAGACGAACGAGGAAATTCTTTCGCATTTCTCGTTCTTCCCCCAGCACCTGACCTGGGCCAACTACGCGCGCATCTTCACCGACGAGTCGTGGTACTCGGGCTACATCAACAGCCTGATCTACGTGGCGATCAACACCGTGATCTCGCTCACCGTGGCGCTGCCCGCGGCCTATGCCTTCTCGCGCTATTCGTTCCTTGGCGACAAGCACGTGTTCTTCTGGCTGCTCACCAACCGCATGACGCCACCCGCGGTGTTTTTGCTGCCGTTCTTCCAGCTCTACACCACCGTAGGCCTCATGGACACCCACCTGGGCGTGGCGCTGGCGCACCTGCTGTTCAACGTGCCGCTGGCGGTGTGGATTCTCGAAGGCTTCATGAGCGGCATACCGCGCGAGATCGACGAGACGGCGTACATCGACGGCTACTCGTTTCCGCGCTTCTTCGTCACCATTTTCCTGCCGCTTATCAAGGCCGGCGTGGGCGTGGCGGCGTTCTTCTGCTTCATGTTCAGCTGGGTCGAGTTGCTGCTGGCGCGCACGCTCACCAGCGTGAACGCCAAGCCCATCGTGGCCACCATGACGCGCACCGTGAGCGCGTCCGGCATGGACTGGGCCACGCTGGCGGCCGCCGGCGTGCTGACCATCGTGCCCGGCGCCATCGTCATCTGGTTTGTTCGCCACTACATCGCCAAGGGTTTCGCGATGGGCCGCGTTTAA
- a CDS encoding DUF2160 domain-containing protein has translation MFNWMVWTTPVAVFFTCIALMLVGMTVWEIKSPTTLRRGWLPIETTRGDRLFIGLLMAAYINLAFIGLAGKFQEWMSLEVEPSIWISFVISMLVLAVVMRKG, from the coding sequence ATGTTCAACTGGATGGTCTGGACCACCCCGGTGGCCGTGTTCTTCACCTGCATCGCGCTGATGCTGGTCGGCATGACCGTGTGGGAGATCAAGTCGCCCACCACGCTGCGGCGCGGCTGGCTGCCGATCGAAACCACGCGCGGCGACCGGCTCTTCATCGGCCTGTTGATGGCTGCCTACATCAACCTGGCCTTCATCGGGCTGGCCGGCAAATTCCAGGAGTGGATGAGCCTGGAGGTAGAGCCTTCGATCTGGATCAGCTTCGTGATTTCGATGCTCGTCCTTGCCGTGGTCATGCGCAAGGGCTGA
- a CDS encoding ABC transporter substrate-binding protein: MKMRYTALALAAAMFATHGAWAGEAEAKKWIDTEFQPSTLSKDKQMEEMKWFMEAAKKLQAKGVKEISVVSETLTVHEYESKTLAKAFEEITGIKVKHDIIQEGDVVEKLQTSMQSGKSIYDGWINDSDHIGTHYRYGTALALTDQMTGAWKDYTNPGLDLKDFIGTSFTTAPDKKMYQLPDQQFANLYWFRADLFARKDLQDKFKAKYGYDLGVPINWSAYEDIAAFFSEDVKTIDGKPIYGHMDYGKKDPSLGWRFTDAWLSMAGAADKGIPNGLPIDEWGIRVADDKCTPVGAAVSRGGATNSPASVYALTKYIDWMKKYAPKEAMGMTFGESGPVPAQGQIAQQVFWYTAFTADMIKQGLPVVNADGTPKWRMAPGPHGPYWKDGMQNGYQDVGSWTFLKSNDPDRATAAWLYAQFVTSKTTSLKKSIVGLTFIRDSDIRSDYFTKNAAKYGGLIEFYRSPARVAWTPTGNNVPDYPKLAQLWWKNVAVAVTGEKTPQAAMDNLANEMDDVMGRLQRAGMANCAPKLNAKGDPNKWLSSDHAPWKKLANEKPKGETVAYEKLLTAWKEGRVR, from the coding sequence ATGAAGATGCGCTACACGGCACTGGCACTGGCGGCGGCGATGTTCGCCACGCACGGCGCTTGGGCTGGCGAGGCCGAAGCCAAAAAATGGATTGACACCGAATTCCAGCCGTCGACCTTGTCGAAAGACAAGCAGATGGAGGAAATGAAGTGGTTCATGGAAGCGGCCAAGAAGCTGCAGGCCAAGGGGGTGAAGGAGATCTCGGTCGTGTCGGAAACACTGACCGTGCACGAGTACGAATCGAAGACGCTGGCCAAGGCCTTCGAGGAAATCACGGGCATCAAGGTCAAGCACGACATCATCCAGGAGGGTGACGTGGTCGAGAAGCTGCAGACCTCGATGCAGTCGGGCAAGTCGATCTACGACGGCTGGATCAACGACTCCGATCACATCGGCACGCACTACCGCTACGGCACCGCGCTGGCGCTGACCGACCAGATGACGGGTGCGTGGAAGGACTACACCAACCCGGGCCTCGACCTGAAGGACTTCATCGGCACCAGCTTCACCACGGCGCCCGACAAGAAGATGTACCAGCTGCCCGACCAGCAGTTCGCCAACCTGTACTGGTTCCGCGCCGACCTGTTCGCGCGCAAGGACCTGCAGGACAAGTTCAAGGCCAAGTACGGCTACGACCTGGGCGTGCCGATCAACTGGTCGGCCTATGAAGACATCGCCGCTTTCTTCAGCGAAGACGTCAAGACCATCGACGGCAAGCCGATCTATGGCCACATGGACTACGGCAAGAAAGACCCGTCGCTGGGCTGGCGCTTCACCGACGCGTGGCTGTCGATGGCCGGTGCCGCCGACAAGGGCATTCCGAACGGCCTGCCGATCGACGAATGGGGCATCCGCGTGGCCGACGACAAGTGCACGCCCGTGGGCGCGGCCGTCTCGCGCGGCGGTGCGACCAACTCGCCGGCTTCCGTCTATGCGCTCACCAAGTACATCGACTGGATGAAGAAGTACGCGCCCAAGGAAGCCATGGGCATGACCTTCGGCGAATCGGGCCCGGTGCCCGCGCAAGGGCAGATCGCGCAGCAGGTGTTCTGGTACACCGCGTTCACGGCCGACATGATCAAGCAGGGGCTGCCGGTCGTGAATGCCGACGGCACGCCCAAGTGGCGCATGGCACCCGGCCCGCACGGCCCGTACTGGAAAGACGGCATGCAGAACGGCTACCAGGACGTGGGCTCGTGGACTTTCCTGAAGTCCAACGACCCTGACCGCGCGACCGCTGCGTGGCTGTATGCACAGTTCGTGACCTCGAAGACGACCTCGCTGAAGAAGTCGATCGTCGGTCTCACCTTCATTCGCGACAGCGACATCCGTTCGGACTACTTCACGAAGAACGCAGCCAAGTACGGCGGCCTGATCGAGTTCTACCGCAGCCCAGCGCGCGTGGCATGGACGCCGACCGGCAACAACGTGCCCGACTACCCCAAGCTCGCGCAGCTCTGGTGGAAGAACGTGGCCGTGGCCGTGACCGGCGAGAAGACGCCGCAGGCCGCCATGGACAACCTGGCCAACGAGATGGACGACGTGATGGGCCGCCTGCAACGCGCGGGCATGGCCAACTGCGCGCCAAAGCTCAACGCCAAGGGCGATCCGAACAAGTGGCTGAGCAGCGACCACGCACCGTGGAAGAAGCTGGCCAACGAAAAGCCCAAGGGTGAGACGGTGGCTTACGAGAAGCTGCTGACCGCCTGGAAGGAAGGCCGCGTCAGGTAA
- a CDS encoding tetratricopeptide repeat protein gives MPIPPASVEQLLELAIRLVNAGDASRARQLCEHAKATQAPHPAVLQLLARLQMEAGDLAMAQASITESLALRPDHGPSLLVAGDVARASSDFALALQHHERAVALLPGREQALHALGLTLRAAGRWSDAAQTLRRATALAPAHGAVWFELSLVLQDLRDFDGAAGALRQVLRVSPPRAEVEVNLGIVLQEAGRMDEAMQAYGRAWRLHENTFGRIAHALSTAPNGRLWLDLNDLRAALRATAA, from the coding sequence ATGCCCATCCCACCCGCTTCTGTCGAACAACTGCTCGAGCTTGCGATCCGCCTTGTGAACGCAGGCGATGCGTCGCGTGCGCGACAGCTTTGCGAGCATGCGAAAGCCACGCAGGCGCCCCACCCCGCCGTGCTTCAGTTGCTGGCCCGTCTGCAAATGGAAGCGGGCGATCTTGCGATGGCCCAGGCGTCCATCACCGAAAGCCTCGCACTGCGCCCGGACCACGGCCCCTCATTGCTGGTGGCGGGCGATGTGGCGCGGGCCAGTAGCGACTTTGCGCTGGCGCTGCAACATCACGAACGCGCCGTGGCGCTGCTGCCCGGACGCGAGCAGGCACTGCACGCACTGGGCCTGACGCTCCGGGCTGCCGGCCGATGGTCCGATGCCGCGCAAACGCTGCGACGTGCCACCGCGCTGGCGCCCGCACATGGGGCCGTCTGGTTCGAGCTGTCGCTGGTGCTGCAGGACCTGCGCGACTTCGACGGCGCGGCCGGTGCGCTGCGGCAGGTGCTTCGCGTCTCGCCGCCACGTGCCGAGGTGGAAGTCAACCTGGGCATCGTGCTGCAGGAAGCCGGCCGGATGGATGAAGCGATGCAGGCCTACGGCCGCGCCTGGCGCCTGCACGAGAACACCTTCGGGCGCATCGCACATGCGCTGTCGACGGCACCCAACGGGCGCCTGTGGCTCGACCTGAACGATCTGCGCGCAGCGCTGCGGGCCACGGCGGCCTGA
- a CDS encoding dialkylrecorsinol condensing enzyme: protein MTNGRCAARKLGLHSTALEPPSHVISSSPSPSASADSASRVKRVLVIHYSQSGQLGSVAEQIVAPLRTDPSIHVHEETLRLHKPFPFPWPFLNFFDAFPESAHMKPPPLAPLSLTGEEDFDLVILPYQVWFLAPSQPITAFLKHPVAARLLKGKPVVTVIACRNMWLLAHEKLKGMLDDVGARLIDNVVLTDPGPTLATFFTTPAWLIWGRKRGFWGMPDAGLSTGQIRSTGRFGRALRDALHNHLERGTQPLLAGLGAVQANARLLISEKAGTRSFYLWGKLIMAAGGPGAWPRKPLLLLYVLFLLVLIVTVVPVSLTLQAIFRPFLRGWLTKMTAQFECPSGSATDRSHLYDD, encoded by the coding sequence ATGACCAATGGCAGATGCGCTGCGCGAAAGCTTGGCTTACATTCGACGGCCCTCGAACCGCCATCGCACGTGATTTCAAGCTCCCCCAGCCCTTCAGCCTCCGCCGACAGCGCTTCGCGCGTCAAGCGTGTCCTGGTCATTCACTACTCGCAGTCGGGCCAGCTTGGCAGCGTGGCAGAGCAGATCGTCGCGCCGTTGCGCACCGACCCGTCGATCCACGTGCACGAGGAAACACTGCGGCTGCACAAGCCCTTTCCCTTCCCTTGGCCCTTCCTGAACTTCTTCGACGCCTTCCCCGAATCGGCCCACATGAAGCCGCCGCCGCTGGCGCCGTTGTCGCTCACGGGCGAGGAAGACTTCGACCTCGTCATCCTGCCCTACCAGGTGTGGTTTCTTGCGCCGTCGCAGCCCATCACCGCCTTTCTGAAGCACCCCGTGGCGGCGCGCCTGCTCAAGGGCAAGCCGGTGGTGACGGTCATCGCCTGCCGCAACATGTGGCTGCTGGCCCATGAAAAGCTCAAGGGCATGCTCGACGATGTGGGCGCGCGGCTGATCGACAACGTGGTGCTGACCGACCCCGGCCCCACGCTCGCCACCTTCTTCACCACGCCGGCCTGGCTGATCTGGGGCCGCAAGCGCGGTTTCTGGGGCATGCCGGATGCAGGGCTCAGTACCGGACAGATCCGCAGTACCGGCCGTTTCGGCCGTGCCCTGCGTGACGCGTTGCACAACCACCTGGAGCGCGGCACGCAACCGCTGCTGGCCGGCCTGGGCGCGGTACAGGCCAATGCGCGGCTGCTGATCAGCGAGAAGGCCGGCACCCGCAGCTTTTACCTCTGGGGCAAGCTCATCATGGCGGCCGGAGGGCCCGGCGCGTGGCCGCGCAAACCGCTGTTGCTGCTGTACGTGCTCTTTTTGCTGGTACTGATCGTGACAGTAGTCCCGGTCAGCCTGACTCTTCAAGCGATCTTTCGACCTTTTCTCAGAGGGTGGCTGACTAAAATGACAGCCCAATTCGAGTGCCCGTCGGGCTCTGCCACGGACCGCTCCCACCTCTATGACGACTGA
- a CDS encoding beta-ketoacyl-ACP synthase III: MTTDVFLTRTAAFLPFAPVSNEEIEDVLGRIGGKASRARRLILRSNGIQSRHYAIDRATGQLAMTNAQLTASAIRALGDDIGPVDCLVTGTSLPDQLMPNHAVMVHGELGWPRLEVVACAGICLAGTAALKHAWLSVRAGDARRAVATGSELASAVMRGSNFEAELEHKLEALEARPELAFEKDFLRWMLSDGAGAVLLEREPRGPLSLRVEWIDLSSAAHELPVCMYAGAEKNADGGLDGWARFSPSDWQRESTFAVKQDVRLLNENIVRATLGEPLAVVIERRGLKSKDIDWFLPHLSSNYFVEPVSQCLESLGLHIPRERWFSNLASKGNTGSASPYIMLDELFRSGRIQRGQKLLMFVPESGRFSSGFIYMEAV; encoded by the coding sequence ATGACGACTGATGTCTTCCTGACCCGTACCGCCGCCTTTCTGCCCTTTGCCCCGGTCAGCAATGAAGAGATCGAAGACGTCCTGGGTCGCATCGGCGGCAAGGCGTCCCGCGCAAGACGTTTGATTCTTCGCAGCAACGGCATCCAGTCGCGCCACTACGCCATCGACCGCGCCACCGGCCAACTGGCCATGACCAATGCACAGCTCACCGCGTCGGCCATCCGCGCGCTGGGCGACGACATCGGCCCGGTCGATTGCCTTGTCACCGGCACCTCGCTGCCCGACCAGCTCATGCCCAACCATGCGGTGATGGTGCACGGCGAACTCGGCTGGCCCCGGCTCGAAGTCGTGGCCTGCGCGGGCATCTGCCTGGCCGGCACTGCCGCGCTCAAGCACGCGTGGCTGTCGGTGCGCGCGGGCGATGCGCGCCGTGCAGTGGCCACCGGCTCCGAGCTGGCATCGGCCGTAATGCGCGGGTCCAACTTCGAGGCCGAACTCGAACACAAGCTCGAAGCCCTCGAGGCACGGCCCGAGCTGGCCTTCGAGAAAGACTTCTTGCGCTGGATGCTGTCCGATGGCGCCGGCGCCGTGCTGCTGGAGCGCGAGCCGCGCGGGCCGCTGTCGCTGCGTGTCGAATGGATCGATCTGTCGTCGGCTGCGCATGAACTGCCGGTGTGCATGTACGCGGGTGCCGAGAAGAATGCCGATGGCGGCCTCGACGGTTGGGCACGCTTCTCGCCTTCGGACTGGCAGCGCGAGTCGACCTTCGCCGTCAAGCAGGACGTGCGCCTGCTCAACGAAAACATCGTGCGCGCCACGCTGGGCGAACCGCTCGCGGTCGTCATCGAACGGCGCGGGTTGAAGTCGAAGGACATCGACTGGTTCCTGCCGCATCTCTCATCGAACTATTTCGTCGAACCGGTGAGCCAGTGCCTCGAATCGCTGGGGCTGCACATTCCGCGCGAGCGCTGGTTCAGCAACCTTGCGAGCAAGGGCAACACGGGTTCGGCATCGCCTTACATCATGCTCGACGAACTGTTCCGTTCGGGCCGTATCCAGCGGGGCCAGAAGTTGCTGATGTTCGTGCCTGAAAGTGGCCGCTTCTCCAGCGGCTTCATCTACATGGAGGCTGTGTAG
- a CDS encoding BtrH N-terminal domain-containing protein, translated as MNFQHQQAAHCESGVISSLMRHHGAPMTESMALGLSSALSFAYLPFIKLSGLPLISYRMPPKAIIKGLLAPMAARFSFETFRSPEAGQQRLDALLANGQIVGLQTSVYWLPYFPPNMRFHFNAHNLLVYGKDGDDYLISDPVFEEPVRCPSSDLSRARFAKGVLAPKGLMYYPQAIDRKAVDAASVTKAIRKTVRNMLAPIPIVGVRGMRTLANRMQRLSATDPRSVDFIGHLVRMQEEIGTGGAGFRFIYAGFLQEAAQLLDKPQLLQMSDRLTAIGDGWRAFALKAARMVKGREAVDPAALAVKLREQAQQEESFFRDLKAAVA; from the coding sequence GTGAACTTTCAACACCAACAGGCGGCGCACTGCGAGAGCGGCGTCATTTCGAGCCTGATGCGCCACCACGGTGCGCCGATGACCGAGAGCATGGCGCTGGGCCTGTCGTCGGCGCTGTCGTTCGCGTACCTGCCGTTCATCAAGCTGTCGGGCCTTCCGCTCATTTCGTACCGCATGCCGCCCAAGGCGATCATCAAGGGCCTGTTGGCGCCGATGGCCGCGCGTTTCAGCTTCGAGACTTTCCGCAGCCCCGAAGCCGGGCAACAGCGGCTCGATGCGCTGCTGGCGAACGGGCAGATCGTCGGGCTGCAGACATCGGTTTACTGGCTGCCGTACTTTCCGCCGAACATGCGCTTTCACTTCAACGCGCACAACCTGCTGGTGTACGGCAAGGACGGCGACGACTACCTGATCAGCGACCCCGTGTTCGAGGAGCCGGTGCGTTGCCCCAGCAGCGACCTGTCGCGCGCGCGCTTCGCCAAGGGTGTGCTCGCGCCGAAGGGCCTCATGTACTACCCGCAGGCCATCGATCGCAAGGCGGTCGATGCGGCCTCGGTGACCAAGGCCATCCGCAAGACGGTGCGCAACATGCTCGCGCCCATTCCCATCGTCGGCGTGCGTGGCATGCGCACGCTGGCCAACCGTATGCAGCGCCTGTCGGCCACCGATCCGCGCAGCGTCGACTTCATCGGCCATCTGGTTCGCATGCAGGAAGAAATCGGCACGGGCGGTGCGGGCTTCCGATTCATCTACGCGGGCTTTCTGCAGGAAGCGGCGCAACTGCTCGACAAACCGCAGTTGCTGCAGATGTCTGACCGGCTCACCGCCATCGGCGATGGCTGGCGTGCCTTTGCGTTGAAGGCGGCGCGCATGGTTAAGGGCCGCGAGGCGGTTGATCCCGCCGCGCTGGCTGTGAAGCTGCGTGAGCAGGCGCAGCAGGAGGAGAGCTTTTTCCGTGATCTCAAGGCTGCTGTTGCCTGA
- a CDS encoding ABC transporter ATP-binding protein: MLELKNLSYRYPHADAAALAEVSLTVPKGCVLGLLGPNGAGKTTLISHLSGALAVQSGEIRIDGQPLQQVRAKTPTRIAVAPQDQAFYPMLTVAENLACFAAASGLSGARKKARIETCTHFSQLEQFAGVRAERLSGGLKRRLNLAIALLPEPELMLFDEPTVGVDPQSRAFILDAIKSLAQAGGAVIYASHYMEEIEAIADRVAILDHGRVLREGSLDELLSKSAMLLTLAADGLNVEMLSRFGTVEQGGVHWRIHLNEGMGPGPVLATLEAEGIEVRHAEFGRHDLEQLFMALTHRSLRD, from the coding sequence ATGCTCGAGCTGAAGAACCTCAGCTACCGCTACCCGCACGCCGATGCAGCCGCTCTGGCCGAGGTGTCGTTGACGGTCCCGAAGGGCTGTGTGCTGGGCCTGCTGGGCCCCAACGGCGCTGGCAAGACCACGCTGATCTCGCATTTGTCGGGCGCGCTCGCGGTGCAGTCGGGCGAGATCCGCATCGACGGCCAACCGCTGCAGCAAGTGCGCGCGAAGACACCCACACGCATCGCCGTGGCACCGCAGGACCAGGCGTTCTATCCGATGCTCACGGTGGCCGAAAACCTCGCGTGCTTTGCTGCGGCCAGTGGCCTGTCGGGCGCTCGAAAGAAGGCGCGCATCGAAACCTGCACGCATTTCTCCCAGTTGGAACAGTTCGCAGGCGTGCGCGCCGAGCGGCTGTCGGGCGGCCTCAAGCGACGGCTCAATCTCGCCATTGCCCTGCTGCCCGAACCCGAGCTGATGCTGTTCGACGAGCCCACCGTGGGCGTCGACCCGCAGTCGCGTGCCTTCATCCTCGATGCCATCAAGAGCTTGGCACAGGCTGGCGGGGCGGTGATCTATGCCTCGCACTACATGGAAGAAATCGAGGCCATCGCCGATCGCGTGGCCATCCTCGACCATGGCCGCGTGCTGCGCGAAGGCTCGCTCGACGAACTGCTGTCGAAGAGCGCGATGCTGCTCACGCTGGCTGCCGACGGGCTCAATGTGGAAATGCTCTCGCGCTTCGGCACGGTCGAACAGGGTGGTGTGCACTGGCGCATCCATCTGAACGAAGGCATGGGGCCCGGCCCGGTGCTGGCCACGCTCGAAGCCGAGGGCATCGAAGTGCGGCATGCCGAGTTCGGTCGCCATGACCTGGAGCAGTTGTTCATGGCGCTCACCCATCGCTCGTTGCGCGACTGA